One part of the Desulfovibrio sp. genome encodes these proteins:
- a CDS encoding MoxR family ATPase, which translates to MTPSQVISALQTLTHIRQPVFLWGAPGIGKSQIVSQVAAIHDLELRDIRAVLLDPVDLRGLPRLSDQGTAVWCPPSFLPGPSDAPQGVLFLDELNAAPPLVQAACYQLILDRAIGEYRLPDGWCIVAAGNREKDKAVSYRMPSALANRMVHLEFDTSLDDWLTWAQNAGIRREVCAFLRFRPRLLHDFDPQRAEKAFASPRSWEFVSRILDAQPAQDVEYELFQGTVGPAAAAEFMGFLSVWRELPTVDSILADPSEAEVPQEPAALYATCEALSLRATKDTMDALTAYAERLPAEFSVLLMRDAVCQNTEVVHTSAFSRWAEKNAEVLL; encoded by the coding sequence ATGACACCCTCTCAGGTTATCTCAGCCTTGCAAACGCTCACTCACATCCGGCAGCCGGTTTTCTTGTGGGGAGCGCCCGGTATCGGCAAAAGCCAGATAGTTTCTCAGGTTGCCGCCATACACGATCTTGAACTGCGCGACATTCGCGCGGTTCTGCTTGATCCCGTTGATTTGCGCGGCCTGCCCCGCCTTAGCGACCAGGGTACTGCCGTGTGGTGCCCCCCATCATTTTTACCCGGCCCCAGCGATGCCCCACAGGGAGTGCTGTTTCTGGACGAACTGAACGCCGCCCCGCCGCTGGTGCAGGCGGCCTGCTATCAGCTCATTCTCGACCGTGCCATTGGCGAATACCGGCTGCCTGACGGCTGGTGCATAGTAGCCGCCGGCAACCGCGAAAAGGACAAGGCGGTTTCTTACCGCATGCCATCGGCGCTGGCCAACCGCATGGTACATCTGGAATTTGACACCAGCCTCGACGACTGGCTTACCTGGGCGCAGAACGCAGGTATTCGCCGCGAGGTCTGCGCATTTTTGCGCTTCCGCCCCCGCCTGCTGCACGACTTTGACCCCCAACGGGCAGAAAAGGCCTTTGCCTCACCCCGTTCGTGGGAATTTGTATCGCGCATTCTCGATGCCCAGCCCGCTCAGGACGTCGAGTACGAGCTGTTTCAGGGCACGGTGGGCCCTGCCGCAGCGGCGGAATTCATGGGTTTTTTGTCTGTCTGGCGTGAGCTGCCAACCGTAGACTCCATACTGGCAGACCCCAGCGAAGCAGAGGTGCCGCAAGAACCGGCAGCGCTCTACGCCACCTGCGAGGCCCTGAGCTTGCGGGCAACAAAAGACACCATGGACGCTCTTACCGCCTATGCCGAACGCCTGCCTGCGGAATTCAGCGTGCTGCTCATGCGCGATGCCGTCTGCCAGAATACGGAAGTGGTGCACACGTCAGCCTTTAGCCGCTGGGCAGAAAAAAACGCTGAGGTACTACTTTAA